From the Leptospira sp. WS60.C2 genome, one window contains:
- a CDS encoding dolichyl-phosphate-mannose-protein mannosyltransferase, whose translation MVLFQILINVHKVYISDSLIKMIQVMSLVRNNWSTEAIIYPAFSLDPKFLLSPFNDGFIFFNNGRLIGNYPIALSLLYSIFPLIPFSFLPYLNVLFLYAFIRLLYRNSIQIKSIVWIVLGCIVFPLLLDFSENGIFLILGSYGYVYLWKAQEDDRISNWLAGNVLLGLSIWFRLEGILFFIAIQVSVFLLELTKKKFNLANVFQLRRYLGFLVLLILFLGWNDYSYSHILGPRYLATFTQTEKTILTQLQVLVSMLFTFPKAGGFSFGLFFLTPILFFAIIKELRKNIREKLLNFHLAVSCLFIVLVGCTSPNDGITLTGRYFLLAVTPLAFILNQQIESIQSQKFLYRTTLYWNILTSTLVLLISYFAMIEFYKIKSEVNQVNSTFTVTTNELISSAYGLELIDKKVVCIRERNLLPYFFKNARSENLTDFTLVTVKKVNQYNAEELALYTDLVKHSSYYGYDCENEIFFDRIKSRRCVLKK comes from the coding sequence TTGGTTCTTTTTCAAATCTTAATCAATGTTCATAAAGTGTATATTTCAGATTCATTGATCAAGATGATCCAAGTTATGTCTTTGGTCAGAAACAATTGGTCTACGGAAGCTATTATTTATCCTGCATTTTCCTTGGATCCAAAATTCCTTTTGAGTCCATTTAACGATGGATTTATTTTCTTTAACAACGGTCGGTTGATTGGGAATTATCCAATCGCATTATCTCTACTTTATTCCATTTTTCCATTGATACCATTCTCATTTTTGCCGTACCTGAATGTCCTTTTCCTATATGCATTCATTCGCTTATTGTATCGAAATTCCATTCAAATAAAATCTATTGTTTGGATCGTTTTGGGATGTATCGTTTTCCCACTATTATTAGATTTCTCTGAGAATGGCATCTTCCTGATTTTAGGAAGTTATGGCTATGTCTATTTATGGAAAGCACAAGAAGATGATCGGATATCGAATTGGCTAGCAGGAAATGTATTGCTTGGTCTTTCCATTTGGTTTCGTCTAGAAGGCATTCTATTTTTTATTGCGATTCAAGTTTCGGTTTTCCTTTTGGAATTGACAAAGAAAAAGTTCAATTTGGCTAACGTATTTCAGCTGAGACGTTACTTGGGATTTTTGGTTTTATTGATTCTCTTCCTTGGATGGAATGATTATAGTTACTCTCACATATTGGGTCCAAGATATTTGGCAACATTTACTCAAACTGAAAAAACAATTCTGACTCAGCTCCAGGTATTGGTCTCCATGTTATTTACTTTTCCGAAGGCGGGTGGATTTTCATTTGGTTTATTTTTCCTAACTCCAATATTATTTTTTGCCATAATTAAGGAATTGAGAAAAAACATTCGTGAGAAGTTGCTGAATTTTCATTTGGCAGTTTCTTGTCTTTTTATTGTTCTTGTGGGGTGCACTTCGCCTAATGATGGAATTACACTCACCGGTCGATACTTTCTTTTGGCGGTTACTCCACTTGCATTTATTTTGAATCAGCAAATCGAATCGATCCAATCGCAAAAGTTTTTGTATCGAACTACTTTGTATTGGAATATTTTGACAAGTACTTTGGTGTTGTTGATCTCTTACTTTGCTATGATTGAATTTTATAAGATAAAATCAGAAGTAAACCAAGTAAACTCCACGTTTACTGTAACAACTAATGAATTGATATCAAGTGCTTATGGATTGGAGTTAATTGATAAAAAGGTCGTTTGTATTAGGGAGAGAAATTTGCTCCCGTATTTTTTTAAAAATGCAAGATCAGAAAACCTCACAGATTTCACACTAGTTACTGTTAAGAAAGTAAATCAATATAATGCAGAGGAGTTGGCTCTTTATACTGATTTGGTCAAACATTCTTCTTACTATGGATATGATTGTGAGAATGAAATCTTTTTTGATCGAATCAAAAGTCGAAGGTGCGTTCTTAAAAAATAG
- a CDS encoding methyl-accepting chemotaxis protein has product MAKEMDEIQKFERTLFRKGVSLIVFTKYGLGIIFLLGVASNYATKSFIPNLIGSLIYLINAMVPGFRLKKDKEISKAMAISVIAIDLLIILCFFYLDIYNNAVKGDASNTLSYGIFYIIFIFILIYSSFLFDTKVVMTVGSISTAIYIGGIALSYKLGAAFIVVPFNEMLRANNIVLVTEIQKVIFYCGVIFALRFVVSLMREMQNDLKNKLTESLEKQNYITNKSSQLEASANTLAQSVEKLQSMSDELHNQSQNQAASVEEISASVEELSSSATSSANLVEDQVTRVKIVDQNFLSLQNLSVSVKTKTMQIAKDVSNSAEFSKKVKNSSEELNSIYSELNQAFSKVEEINQMMAEIADQTNLLALNASIEAARAGEHGRGFAVVAQEVAKLAERSQSNAGTIAKIVKDAGLKINEGTRFSKEVKSQVENQNHELLRIESEILSLEGHVTEQEVLNQKLRNTFSELHVLSEQIGIIAQEQMSGSKEISRAIMVIDETTQKLADSVQLLYEEINQIHTQGKQLKIS; this is encoded by the coding sequence ATGGCAAAAGAAATGGATGAAATCCAAAAGTTTGAACGAACACTATTTCGCAAAGGTGTATCACTCATTGTATTTACCAAATATGGTCTTGGAATCATTTTCTTACTAGGCGTTGCCTCCAATTACGCCACCAAAAGTTTCATACCCAATCTCATCGGTTCCTTGATTTATTTAATCAATGCAATGGTGCCTGGATTTCGTTTAAAAAAAGACAAAGAAATATCGAAGGCAATGGCAATCTCAGTGATTGCGATCGACTTACTCATTATTTTATGTTTCTTTTACTTAGATATTTATAACAATGCAGTAAAAGGAGATGCCAGTAACACGTTAAGTTATGGAATCTTTTACATCATATTTATCTTTATCCTCATTTATTCTAGTTTTCTATTTGATACTAAGGTTGTGATGACAGTTGGAAGCATCTCAACTGCTATTTACATAGGAGGAATTGCCCTCTCCTATAAACTTGGTGCAGCCTTCATTGTTGTTCCATTCAATGAAATGCTTAGAGCAAACAACATCGTCTTAGTCACAGAGATTCAAAAAGTCATATTCTATTGCGGTGTGATTTTTGCTCTTCGGTTTGTTGTGTCCCTCATGCGAGAAATGCAAAACGATCTAAAAAATAAACTCACTGAAAGTTTGGAGAAACAAAACTATATCACAAACAAATCTTCTCAATTGGAAGCTTCTGCGAATACACTGGCACAGTCTGTTGAAAAATTACAATCCATGTCGGATGAACTTCATAACCAATCTCAAAACCAAGCAGCTTCCGTTGAAGAGATTTCAGCCTCTGTCGAAGAACTCTCATCCTCAGCAACAAGTTCAGCAAATCTCGTGGAAGACCAAGTGACTCGAGTGAAAATCGTAGATCAAAACTTTTTATCCCTTCAAAATTTAAGTGTAAGCGTTAAAACAAAAACGATGCAAATAGCAAAAGACGTTAGTAATTCTGCAGAATTCAGCAAAAAAGTAAAAAACTCTTCAGAAGAACTCAATAGTATATATTCTGAACTCAACCAAGCATTCTCGAAAGTGGAAGAGATCAACCAAATGATGGCAGAAATCGCAGACCAGACCAACTTACTTGCATTAAACGCATCGATAGAAGCAGCAAGAGCCGGAGAACATGGAAGAGGTTTTGCTGTTGTGGCTCAAGAAGTAGCGAAACTTGCAGAACGTTCTCAGTCGAATGCGGGCACGATTGCCAAAATCGTAAAAGATGCTGGGTTAAAAATCAATGAAGGAACTCGATTCTCCAAAGAAGTGAAATCCCAAGTGGAAAACCAAAATCATGAACTATTAAGAATTGAAAGCGAAATCTTAAGTTTGGAAGGTCATGTCACAGAACAGGAAGTCTTAAACCAAAAACTAAGAAATACATTCTCAGAACTTCATGTCCTTTCCGAACAAATTGGAATCATTGCTCAAGAACAAATGTCTGGAAGTAAAGAAATCAGCCGTGCCATTATGGTCATTGATGAAACCACTCAAAAATTGGCCGACTCCGTTCAACTCCTATATGAAGAGATCAATCAAATCCATACACAAGGGAAACAATTGAAAATTAGTTAG
- a CDS encoding diguanylate cyclase, with the protein MNSKTTNSQTHKPPLHGRRIEEIILGLLEEDPSCEEGLIQKLEALHFPSNEDTYIYSSILKVFTSLEIEETEAKNIWEEIIKNKEKLSICLQRPVSFRVALLDYFTFQNQKFRNPKIIEFQVYSDTEKLILVDDLTKLYNRRHFETALLREYKQSIRYQLNLSLLVIDIDDFKKINDTYGHTMGDEILKEVAKKIVTNLRMEDTACRIGGEEFAIIFPQSNEVQALKAAKKLLEACRSIQISGKPVTISGGLVSFPDKVNRMEDIYDFADRALYTAKNSGKNQIVVYSNEKRNSFRFETNLDLYCILPNKTIRSISRNISITGIAFETEDDLTLHESIPVILRESESSEEFQVKIKVVRKEKLEHGMFQMGATFTELSEESQSKLKELYLLHQYKAKSPIGVVS; encoded by the coding sequence ATGAATTCAAAAACGACCAATTCCCAAACACACAAACCACCATTACATGGCCGTAGGATCGAAGAAATCATCCTAGGTCTATTGGAAGAAGATCCTTCTTGTGAAGAAGGTCTGATTCAAAAACTAGAAGCACTCCATTTCCCCTCAAATGAGGACACATACATTTATTCTAGTATTCTAAAAGTGTTCACCTCTTTGGAAATTGAGGAAACCGAGGCTAAAAACATTTGGGAAGAGATTATCAAAAACAAAGAAAAACTGAGTATCTGCTTACAAAGGCCTGTCAGTTTCCGAGTCGCTTTGTTAGATTATTTCACATTCCAAAATCAAAAATTCAGAAACCCAAAGATCATAGAATTCCAAGTTTATTCTGACACTGAAAAACTAATTCTCGTCGATGATTTGACCAAACTTTATAATCGCAGACATTTTGAAACGGCTCTCTTACGTGAATACAAACAATCAATACGATATCAATTGAATCTATCTCTTTTAGTTATCGATATAGACGACTTCAAAAAAATCAACGATACCTATGGACATACAATGGGAGATGAAATCCTAAAAGAGGTGGCAAAAAAAATAGTTACAAACCTTAGGATGGAAGATACAGCTTGCCGAATTGGCGGTGAAGAGTTCGCAATTATATTTCCGCAATCTAACGAAGTCCAAGCGCTAAAAGCGGCAAAAAAATTATTAGAAGCATGTCGTTCGATTCAGATCAGCGGAAAGCCTGTCACAATTAGTGGTGGGCTTGTATCCTTTCCAGACAAAGTCAATCGAATGGAAGATATCTATGATTTTGCTGACAGAGCACTCTACACAGCAAAAAATTCAGGTAAAAATCAAATCGTTGTTTATTCCAATGAGAAACGAAACAGTTTTCGTTTTGAGACAAACTTAGATCTGTATTGTATTTTACCGAACAAAACCATTCGTTCCATTTCAAGAAACATATCCATCACAGGAATTGCTTTTGAAACAGAGGATGATCTCACGTTACACGAATCAATTCCAGTCATCTTACGAGAATCAGAATCCAGTGAAGAGTTCCAAGTCAAAATCAAAGTCGTTCGAAAAGAGAAACTTGAGCATGGAATGTTTCAAATGGGTGCTACCTTTACCGAACTCTCCGAGGAATCTCAATCAAAACTGAAAGAATTGTATTTACTACACCAATATAAGGCAAAAAGCCCTATCGGTGTAGTTTCATAA
- a CDS encoding rhodanese-like domain-containing protein, whose protein sequence is MKVFVIVGVLLGFLFVFVKKIQSKGDSKMVQEWIQNGAVVVDVRTKSEYAEGHFPGALNIPVDVLANNLNSLKDKHAKIVVYCRSGARSERAKQILSASGYSSVINAGGLGDMPNAR, encoded by the coding sequence ATGAAAGTATTTGTGATCGTGGGAGTCCTTCTAGGCTTCCTGTTTGTTTTCGTGAAAAAAATTCAATCTAAAGGAGACTCAAAAATGGTACAAGAATGGATACAAAATGGGGCAGTGGTAGTCGATGTTCGCACAAAATCAGAATACGCAGAGGGACATTTTCCTGGGGCGTTAAACATTCCAGTGGATGTATTGGCAAATAACTTAAACTCGCTCAAGGATAAACATGCAAAAATCGTCGTATATTGCCGATCAGGTGCAAGAAGCGAAAGAGCTAAACAAATTCTTTCGGCGAGCGGTTATTCATCCGTGATCAATGCTGGTGGTCTCGGTGATATGCCAAACGCTCGTTAA
- a CDS encoding MBL fold metallo-hydrolase gives MMIPEENNEIQIKPLYDMESGTWTYLLLDVESKKAVLIDPVLEKWERDLSYLESMDFKLVATIETHMHADHITAAGELRDKTGCESYAPHLSGATCATHFLKENDTIQIGKLKIKVIHTPGHTPCSISLLLNEKYVFTGDALFVRGCGRTDFQGGSAEDLYHSITKKLFQLPEETIVFPGHDYKGFVSSTIGEEKKWNPRIANKSLKDFKLIMDNLNLPEPKKIHEAVPANLACGKLI, from the coding sequence ATGATGATTCCAGAGGAAAACAACGAAATTCAGATCAAACCACTTTATGACATGGAGTCGGGAACCTGGACCTATTTATTACTTGATGTAGAGTCAAAAAAGGCCGTCCTAATTGATCCAGTACTCGAAAAATGGGAACGAGATTTATCCTACTTAGAATCTATGGACTTCAAGTTAGTGGCTACCATCGAGACACATATGCATGCGGATCATATCACGGCAGCAGGTGAACTAAGAGACAAAACTGGATGTGAATCATATGCTCCTCACCTATCGGGCGCTACTTGTGCGACTCATTTTTTGAAAGAGAATGATACCATTCAAATTGGAAAATTGAAGATAAAAGTGATCCATACGCCAGGGCATACACCCTGCTCTATTTCTTTACTTTTAAATGAGAAATATGTATTCACGGGTGATGCATTGTTTGTTAGAGGTTGTGGTCGTACAGACTTTCAAGGAGGAAGTGCAGAAGATCTTTACCATTCCATCACAAAGAAATTGTTCCAATTGCCAGAGGAAACAATTGTTTTTCCAGGACATGATTACAAAGGATTTGTATCTTCTACAATTGGTGAGGAAAAAAAGTGGAATCCTCGTATTGCAAACAAATCACTCAAAGATTTTAAATTGATCATGGACAATTTGAACTTACCTGAACCGAAAAAAATTCATGAGGCAGTACCTGCCAATCTTGCTTGTGGGAAATTGATATGA
- a CDS encoding TSUP family transporter, whose protein sequence is MSIGILFLLLGIGAGVLGGLVGIGGGILLVPTLVYFFDFNQKLAQGTTLAAMVPPIGIVAAYIYYTRGETNLFAAALISVGFILGSIFGAGAASKIDTTVLSRFFGIFTVIVGLKMIFFPK, encoded by the coding sequence ATGAGTATTGGAATTCTATTTTTATTATTAGGAATCGGAGCCGGAGTATTAGGCGGACTTGTTGGTATCGGTGGCGGAATTTTACTTGTCCCCACATTGGTATACTTCTTTGACTTCAATCAAAAATTAGCGCAAGGTACAACACTTGCTGCCATGGTCCCACCCATTGGAATTGTTGCCGCATACATTTATTATACGAGAGGTGAAACCAATTTGTTTGCTGCTGCTCTCATTAGTGTGGGATTTATTTTGGGCAGTATATTTGGAGCGGGAGCCGCATCGAAAATTGATACAACCGTCCTCTCTCGATTCTTTGGCATCTTCACAGTGATCGTAGGCCTCAAAATGATATTTTTTCCGAAATAA
- the msrA gene encoding peptide-methionine (S)-S-oxide reductase MsrA: MNRDFIALGKFILLKTSLVFSLLTFVVCGQVASKPKIERLPLTISPKEKIAVFAEGCFWCSEHIFESIPGVKEVISGYAGGHTDNPTYESVNTETTGHAESVYVIYDPSKVSYAELCRIFFLSHDPTTKDRQGPDVGSSYRSILFYSDDLEYKIALQIQKEIEAKRIWNGIFSTEYQKLKSFFKAEDYHQDFIKKNPSQSYVLAVSIPRFKEFQKRYSEYRNQ; the protein is encoded by the coding sequence ATGAATCGTGATTTCATTGCCTTGGGAAAGTTTATCCTTTTGAAAACCAGCCTTGTTTTTTCTCTCCTAACATTTGTTGTTTGTGGGCAAGTGGCTTCAAAACCAAAAATTGAAAGGCTTCCGCTCACCATCAGTCCAAAAGAAAAAATTGCTGTATTTGCCGAAGGATGTTTTTGGTGTTCAGAACATATTTTCGAATCCATTCCTGGTGTCAAAGAGGTGATCTCAGGATATGCGGGAGGACATACAGACAATCCAACATACGAATCTGTGAATACAGAAACAACTGGTCACGCAGAATCTGTTTATGTTATCTATGATCCTTCAAAAGTTAGTTATGCAGAACTGTGTAGAATTTTCTTTTTGTCTCATGATCCCACTACTAAGGATAGACAAGGACCAGACGTAGGATCTTCTTATCGCTCGATCCTCTTCTATTCCGATGATTTGGAATATAAAATTGCATTGCAGATACAGAAAGAAATCGAAGCAAAAAGAATTTGGAACGGAATCTTTTCCACTGAGTATCAAAAACTAAAATCTTTTTTCAAAGCAGAGGACTATCACCAAGATTTTATCAAAAAAAATCCGAGTCAATCGTATGTTTTAGCCGTTTCAATACCACGTTTTAAAGAATTTCAGAAACGATACTCCGAATACAGAAATCAATAA